One genomic segment of Acinetobacter oleivorans DR1 includes these proteins:
- the trhA gene encoding PAQR family membrane homeostasis protein TrhA has translation MSKSVLETYDPKEELFNAYSHGAGIIMAVIASIFLIIKGSYLSTAQWVGLWVYSFSLILVFTSSTLYHFAQTQNLRYWYKKLDHTAIYYLIAGTYTPFLSIAIPTTKAHYLLIALWSIAAIGTLFKLVFIHRFQKISLLAYILMGWLAVFVMDDMRTYLSKDALIFLIIGGLAYTVGALFYALKKVRYTHAIWHIFVLLGAGAHFLAIYWYIV, from the coding sequence ATGAGTAAATCTGTGTTGGAAACTTACGATCCAAAAGAAGAACTATTTAATGCCTACAGCCATGGCGCTGGTATTATTATGGCAGTTATAGCTTCTATCTTTTTAATTATAAAGGGATCTTATCTTTCAACTGCTCAGTGGGTAGGTTTGTGGGTATACTCATTTAGTCTCATTTTGGTTTTCACCAGTTCCACACTCTATCACTTTGCTCAAACACAAAATCTACGCTACTGGTATAAGAAACTTGACCATACAGCTATTTATTATTTAATTGCTGGAACGTATACCCCCTTCTTAAGCATCGCAATTCCTACTACAAAAGCTCACTATCTGTTGATTGCACTCTGGAGCATTGCTGCGATTGGTACACTTTTCAAGTTAGTTTTTATTCATCGTTTTCAAAAAATTTCTTTGCTGGCTTATATTTTAATGGGATGGCTTGCCGTGTTTGTAATGGATGACATGCGCACGTATTTAAGTAAAGACGCATTGATTTTCTTGATCATTGGCGGGTTAGCTTATACGGTTGGAGCATTGTTTTACGCGTTAAAAAAGGTAAGATATACCCATGCGATCTGGCACATTTTTGTGCTTTTAGGTGCAGGAGCACATTTTCTTGCTATCTATTGGTACATAGTTTAG
- a CDS encoding class I SAM-dependent methyltransferase, which produces MSVFSFEQEQQFFHKIKQMLDQQAFERLILSQYKGELAQLEKITFRVVELHGQKQLSALYHHTTQDMTKNYSFEEGLQQIEQLIIQCKQANLFSTNQEIQLKKNKKKALLNIGKKQAVNATQTVQTHDREKQRYVQQGNAFLKELGITDEKGQIIPSMARKWKQINKFIEIFASAYEQIDASQQELRIVDFGSGKGYLTFALYDYLQEQQKTPLITGVELRPNLVEFCQNVADKVHFNHLDFFEGDVRSYQPEKLDVMIALHACDIATDFAIHTGIRLNASMIMCAPCCHKELRPQLHSPEVLQPMLQFGIHAGQQAEMLTDTLRALLLKAYGYETKVFEFVSLEHTSKNKMILATKRKNVSEPDAKIMAQIQALKEMYGIKKQTLELLLQDQLPIENIGCKC; this is translated from the coding sequence GTGTCGGTTTTCTCCTTTGAGCAAGAACAGCAATTCTTTCATAAAATCAAGCAAATGCTTGACCAACAAGCTTTTGAGCGATTGATCTTGAGTCAATATAAAGGAGAGTTGGCGCAACTGGAAAAAATCACTTTCCGCGTTGTAGAGCTACATGGCCAAAAACAGCTTTCAGCTCTATATCATCATACTACCCAAGATATGACTAAAAATTATTCATTTGAAGAAGGCTTGCAACAGATTGAGCAATTAATCATTCAATGTAAACAAGCGAATTTATTTTCAACTAATCAAGAAATACAACTCAAGAAAAATAAGAAAAAAGCCCTCTTAAATATAGGGAAAAAGCAGGCAGTAAATGCGACGCAAACGGTTCAGACTCATGATCGTGAAAAGCAGCGCTATGTACAGCAGGGCAATGCATTTTTAAAAGAGCTTGGTATTACTGATGAAAAAGGCCAAATCATTCCAAGCATGGCGCGTAAATGGAAACAGATTAATAAATTTATTGAAATTTTTGCGAGTGCTTATGAGCAAATTGATGCATCTCAACAAGAGTTACGCATTGTAGATTTTGGTTCGGGCAAAGGTTATTTAACTTTTGCGTTATATGATTATTTGCAAGAGCAGCAAAAAACACCATTGATCACTGGAGTTGAATTGCGCCCAAATCTGGTTGAGTTTTGCCAGAATGTTGCAGACAAAGTGCATTTTAACCACTTAGACTTTTTTGAAGGTGACGTCCGTAGTTATCAGCCAGAAAAACTGGACGTTATGATTGCCTTACACGCGTGTGATATTGCAACAGACTTTGCCATTCATACTGGAATTCGTTTAAATGCTTCAATGATTATGTGCGCGCCGTGTTGTCACAAAGAGTTACGCCCACAATTACATAGTCCTGAAGTGTTACAACCAATGCTACAGTTTGGTATTCATGCGGGGCAACAAGCCGAAATGCTAACCGATACGTTACGTGCGTTACTTTTAAAAGCGTATGGTTATGAAACTAAAGTTTTTGAGTTTGTATCGCTTGAACATACCAGCAAAAACAAAATGATTTTGGCGACGAAACGCAAAAACGTTTCTGAACCTGATGCCAAGATTATGGCTCAAATCCAAGCATTGAAAGAAATGTACGGTATTAAAAAACAAACGTTGGAATTGTTGTTACAAGATCAATTGCCGATCGAAAATATTGGCTGTAAGTGCTAG
- the secA gene encoding preprotein translocase subunit SecA has protein sequence MLASLIGGIFGTKNERELKRMRKIVEQINALEPTISALSDADLSAKTPEFKQRYNNGESLDKLLPEAFAVCREAAKRVMGMRHYDVQLIGGITLHEGKIAEMRTGEGKTLMGTLACYLNALSGEGVHVITVNDYLAQRDAELNRPLFEFLGLSIGTIYSMQGPSEKAEAYLADITYGTNNEFGFDYLRDNMVFSLAEKKQRGLHYAIIDEVDSILIDEARTPLIISGQSEDSSHLYSAINTIPPKLHPQKEEKVADGGHFWIDEKQRSVEMTEIGYETVEQELIQMGLLAEGESLYSATNLSLVHHVSAAIRAHFLFQRDVHYIIHDGEVVIVDEHTGRTMPGRRWSEGLHQAVEAKEGLEIQPENQTLATTTFQNYFRLYKKLSGMTGTADTEAAEMKEIYGLDVVIIPTHRPMVRNDQNDLIYLNRNGKYDAIIQEITNIREQGVAPILIGTATIEASEILSSKLMQAGIHHEVLNAKQHEREADIIAQAGSPNAVTIATNMAGRGTDIILGGNWKAKLAKLENPTAEDEARLKAQWEQDHEDVLKSGGLHIIGSERHESRRIDNQLRGRAGRQGDPGVSRFYLSLEDDLMRIFAGDRVVGMMRAMGLQENEAIEHKMVSRSIENAQRKVEARNFDIRKNLLKYDDVNNEQRKIIYSQRDEVLAENTLKEYVEEMHHEVMKGVIANFIPPESIHDQWDVEGLENALRIDLGIELPIQEWLDQDRRLDEEGLVERISDEVIERYRQRRAQMGDESAAMLERHFVLNSLDRHWKDHLAAMDYLRQGIHLRGYAQKNPEQEYKKEAFNLFVNMLGIIKTDVVTDLSRVHIPTPEELAEMEAQQQQQAESMKLSFEHDDVDGLTGEVTLSQESVNESNDQQAFPVPESRNAPCPCGSGLKYKQCHGKI, from the coding sequence ATGTTGGCAAGTCTGATCGGAGGTATCTTCGGTACAAAAAATGAGCGCGAACTCAAACGAATGCGCAAAATTGTTGAGCAAATCAATGCGCTCGAGCCGACGATATCAGCTTTAAGCGATGCAGACTTATCTGCAAAAACTCCAGAATTCAAACAACGTTATAATAATGGCGAAAGTTTAGATAAATTACTTCCAGAAGCATTTGCAGTTTGTCGTGAAGCAGCCAAGCGTGTAATGGGCATGCGTCACTATGACGTTCAGCTTATTGGTGGTATTACCTTACATGAAGGTAAAATTGCCGAAATGCGTACCGGTGAAGGTAAAACCCTGATGGGTACTTTGGCGTGTTATTTAAACGCATTAAGTGGCGAAGGCGTTCATGTCATTACGGTGAACGATTATTTGGCACAGCGTGATGCTGAGTTGAACCGTCCATTATTTGAGTTTTTAGGTTTAAGCATTGGTACGATCTATTCAATGCAAGGTCCGTCTGAAAAAGCGGAAGCTTATCTTGCTGATATTACCTATGGTACTAATAACGAATTCGGTTTTGACTACCTACGTGACAACATGGTGTTTTCTTTAGCAGAAAAGAAACAACGTGGTTTGCACTATGCCATTATCGATGAAGTTGACTCAATCTTGATTGATGAAGCACGTACACCATTAATTATTTCTGGTCAAAGTGAAGACTCTTCGCATCTGTATTCTGCAATCAATACGATTCCTCCTAAATTACATCCGCAAAAAGAAGAAAAAGTTGCAGATGGTGGGCACTTCTGGATTGATGAAAAGCAGCGTTCAGTTGAAATGACTGAAATTGGTTATGAAACTGTTGAACAAGAACTTATTCAAATGGGTCTGTTAGCTGAAGGTGAAAGCCTATATTCAGCAACGAATCTGAGCCTTGTTCATCATGTGTCTGCTGCTATTCGTGCACATTTCTTATTCCAACGTGATGTTCACTATATTATTCACGATGGCGAAGTCGTGATTGTTGACGAACACACTGGTCGTACAATGCCAGGTCGTCGTTGGTCAGAAGGTTTGCATCAAGCAGTTGAAGCGAAAGAAGGTTTGGAAATTCAGCCTGAAAACCAAACTTTAGCGACCACAACATTCCAGAACTATTTCCGTCTATATAAAAAGCTTTCAGGTATGACAGGTACTGCTGATACTGAAGCTGCGGAAATGAAAGAAATTTATGGCCTTGATGTTGTGATTATTCCAACTCACCGCCCAATGGTACGTAATGACCAAAACGATTTAATTTATTTAAACCGTAACGGTAAATACGATGCGATTATTCAGGAAATTACGAATATTCGTGAGCAAGGTGTTGCGCCAATTCTGATTGGTACAGCGACCATTGAAGCCAGTGAAATTTTATCTTCTAAGTTAATGCAAGCTGGTATTCACCACGAAGTGTTGAATGCAAAACAACATGAGCGTGAAGCTGACATTATTGCTCAGGCCGGTAGCCCGAATGCAGTAACGATTGCAACCAACATGGCTGGTCGTGGTACGGACATTATCTTGGGTGGTAACTGGAAAGCAAAACTTGCCAAACTTGAAAACCCTACTGCTGAAGATGAAGCACGTCTGAAAGCACAATGGGAACAAGACCACGAAGATGTATTGAAATCAGGTGGTTTGCACATCATTGGTTCTGAACGCCATGAATCACGCCGTATTGATAACCAGTTACGTGGTCGTGCGGGCCGTCAGGGTGACCCTGGTGTTTCTCGTTTCTATTTGTCTCTTGAAGACGACCTTATGCGTATTTTCGCAGGTGATCGCGTAGTCGGAATGATGCGCGCAATGGGTCTCCAAGAAAATGAAGCGATTGAGCACAAAATGGTGAGTCGCTCAATCGAGAACGCTCAGCGTAAAGTTGAAGCGCGTAACTTTGATATTCGTAAAAACTTATTGAAATACGATGATGTGAATAATGAACAACGTAAGATCATTTATTCACAACGTGATGAAGTGTTAGCTGAAAATACTTTAAAAGAATACGTTGAAGAAATGCATCACGAAGTGATGAAAGGCGTGATTGCTAACTTTATTCCACCAGAGTCAATTCATGACCAGTGGGATGTTGAAGGTTTAGAAAACGCTCTGCGTATTGATTTGGGTATTGAGTTACCAATTCAAGAATGGTTAGATCAAGATCGCCGTCTAGATGAAGAAGGTTTAGTTGAGCGTATTAGCGATGAAGTAATTGAACGTTATCGCCAGCGCCGCGCTCAAATGGGTGATGAATCAGCAGCAATGCTTGAACGTCACTTCGTTTTAAACTCTCTTGATCGTCATTGGAAAGATCATTTGGCTGCAATGGATTATTTGCGTCAAGGTATTCACTTACGTGGCTATGCGCAAAAGAACCCTGAACAGGAATACAAGAAAGAAGCTTTTAACCTGTTTGTAAATATGCTGGGTATTATTAAAACTGATGTTGTGACTGATTTGTCTCGTGTACATATCCCAACACCAGAAGAACTTGCAGAAATGGAAGCTCAACAGCAGCAGCAAGCTGAATCAATGAAGCTTTCTTTCGAACATGATGACGTAGATGGGTTAACTGGTGAAGTTACACTTTCTCAAGAAAGCGTGAACGAGTCTAATGATCAGCAAGCTTTCCCTGTTCCAGAAAGCCGTAATGCACCATGCCCATGTGGGTCTGGACTAAAATATAAGCAATGTCACGGTAAGATTTAA
- a CDS encoding patatin-like phospholipase family protein gives MTDFSRNALVVEGGGMRGAFTSGVLDSFLQQQFNPFDLYVGVSSGSTNVANYLAGQQGRTLTFYVDHSLRPEFIDYKRFFKGGDLLDLKWMWEIGEQEHPLDQQSLFAKNPDFYMVLTHAKTGHAEYLRAGKDNLLNALRASSSIPVLTRHPVDIMGEPYFDGGVADALPVRWTAQQSDVKKLLVLRTRPKNYFKASSRGDQFLAKYAFKHHYGFANSLRSRCARYNASVDFVRGENPEQQILEVCPPPLKNMAGRLTTNPKKLRYSYEVGLETGLQAIESWNAMK, from the coding sequence ATGACAGATTTTTCCCGCAACGCACTGGTTGTAGAGGGTGGAGGCATGCGTGGTGCCTTTACCAGTGGTGTACTTGACTCATTTTTACAACAACAGTTCAACCCATTCGATTTATACGTTGGTGTATCGTCTGGTTCGACCAATGTGGCTAACTACTTGGCAGGCCAGCAAGGTCGCACTCTAACGTTTTATGTTGATCACTCACTTCGCCCTGAATTCATCGATTACAAACGCTTTTTCAAAGGCGGTGATTTACTTGATTTAAAATGGATGTGGGAAATTGGTGAGCAAGAGCACCCACTTGATCAACAAAGTCTTTTTGCTAAAAATCCAGATTTTTATATGGTGTTGACGCATGCCAAAACAGGTCATGCAGAATATCTTCGTGCGGGTAAAGACAATTTGCTAAATGCACTTCGTGCTTCTAGCTCAATTCCGGTTTTAACGCGTCATCCCGTCGATATTATGGGTGAACCTTATTTTGATGGGGGTGTTGCAGATGCCCTACCCGTTCGCTGGACGGCTCAGCAAAGTGATGTGAAAAAACTATTGGTTTTACGCACACGCCCGAAAAATTACTTTAAGGCGAGTAGTCGAGGCGATCAATTCCTCGCGAAATATGCGTTTAAACATCATTATGGTTTTGCAAACAGCTTACGTAGCCGTTGTGCTCGTTATAACGCTTCGGTCGATTTTGTTCGTGGTGAAAATCCAGAACAGCAAATTTTAGAAGTTTGTCCACCACCACTTAAAAATATGGCTGGCCGTTTAACTACTAACCCGAAAAAGCTTCGCTACAGTTATGAAGTCGGCTTAGAAACAGGGCTACAGGCAATTGAAAGCTGGAATGCCATGAAATAA
- a CDS encoding MFS transporter yields MDSTSATAAPAVATNSKTRVLFASLVGTTIEFFDFYIYATAAVIIFPHLFFPASSGSAAVLQSLATFAIAFIARPIGAAIFGHLGDRIGRKATLVAALLTMGISTVCIGLLPTYAHIGIFAPLLLAVCRLGQGLGLGGEWSGAVLLATENAPEGKRAWYGMFPQLGAPIGFILATGSFLLLSATIPEQAFMQWGWRIPFIASAVLVIVGLYIRLKLHETPAFQKVLDKQKEVNIPFKEVITKHTGKLILGTIAAICTFVVFYLTTVFALNWGTTKLGYARGEFLELQLFATLCFAAFIPLSAIFAEKFGRKTTSIGVCIAAAIFGLFFSSMLESGNTLIVFLFLCTGLAIMGLTYGPIGTVLSELFPTSVRYTGSALTFNLAGIFGASFAPLIATKLAETYGLYAVGYYLTAASLLSLIAFLLIRETKNDDVNNQI; encoded by the coding sequence ATGGATTCAACCTCTGCGACTGCTGCTCCGGCAGTAGCCACTAATTCAAAAACACGGGTTTTGTTTGCAAGCTTAGTCGGTACAACCATTGAGTTCTTCGACTTTTATATCTATGCAACTGCTGCCGTTATTATTTTTCCTCACTTGTTTTTCCCTGCTAGTAGTGGCAGTGCCGCAGTCTTACAATCTTTAGCAACCTTCGCAATTGCCTTTATTGCCCGTCCCATCGGTGCAGCAATATTTGGGCATTTAGGAGACCGTATTGGTCGGAAAGCCACATTGGTTGCAGCTTTACTCACCATGGGTATTTCAACCGTATGTATTGGTTTACTTCCTACCTATGCACACATCGGAATCTTCGCACCCTTACTATTGGCTGTATGCCGTTTAGGACAAGGCTTGGGTTTAGGTGGTGAATGGAGCGGTGCAGTATTACTCGCGACTGAAAATGCCCCTGAAGGTAAAAGAGCATGGTATGGCATGTTCCCACAACTTGGCGCTCCAATTGGTTTTATTTTGGCAACTGGTTCATTTTTGTTATTGAGTGCCACCATTCCTGAGCAAGCATTCATGCAATGGGGCTGGCGTATTCCATTTATTGCAAGTGCTGTATTAGTGATTGTGGGCTTATATATCCGTTTAAAACTTCATGAAACTCCAGCATTCCAAAAAGTTTTAGATAAGCAAAAAGAAGTTAATATTCCATTTAAAGAAGTTATCACTAAACACACGGGTAAGCTTATTCTTGGTACGATTGCAGCAATCTGTACATTTGTCGTGTTCTATCTTACCACCGTATTTGCCTTAAACTGGGGAACCACAAAGCTTGGTTATGCACGTGGTGAGTTCTTAGAACTACAACTCTTTGCTACCCTTTGCTTTGCTGCATTCATTCCTTTATCAGCTATTTTTGCAGAAAAATTTGGTCGTAAAACAACCTCTATTGGCGTCTGTATTGCTGCTGCGATTTTCGGCTTGTTCTTCTCTAGCATGTTAGAGTCTGGAAATACCTTAATCGTCTTCCTTTTCTTATGTACAGGTTTGGCGATTATGGGCTTGACCTATGGTCCGATTGGTACAGTTCTTTCTGAACTTTTCCCAACTTCAGTTCGTTACACAGGTTCAGCATTAACGTTTAACTTAGCAGGCATTTTTGGTGCATCATTTGCGCCACTTATTGCAACTAAGCTTGCTGAAACTTATGGTTTATATGCAGTTGGTTATTATCTTACTGCGGCATCACTTTTATCACTCATCGCTTTCTTACTCATTCGTGAAACGAAAAACGATGATGTGAATAATCAGATCTAA
- a CDS encoding GNAT family N-acetyltransferase, translating to MYKIIEGGWEQLEKDAKYIREQVFIQEQGIASEDEWDDLDATVLHFIVYDKEQPIATARLLPQHSVGRVAVLVPYRKQGIGKILMQHIIDYARRHKLSYLKLSAQTYVTAFYEALGFHVQGEVYEDCGIPHIDMILELT from the coding sequence ATGTATAAAATTATAGAGGGTGGTTGGGAACAGCTCGAGAAAGATGCGAAATACATCCGTGAACAAGTTTTTATTCAAGAACAGGGAATTGCATCTGAAGATGAATGGGACGACTTGGATGCCACAGTTTTGCATTTTATTGTTTATGACAAAGAACAGCCTATCGCTACAGCACGTCTGTTGCCACAGCATAGCGTAGGGCGTGTTGCTGTTTTAGTGCCTTATCGAAAGCAGGGTATTGGTAAAATTTTAATGCAGCATATTATTGACTATGCACGTCGTCATAAACTGTCTTATTTAAAGCTTTCTGCGCAAACTTATGTGACAGCTTTTTACGAAGCTTTAGGTTTTCATGTGCAAGGTGAGGTTTACGAAGACTGTGGCATTCCACATATTGATATGATTTTAGAATTAACTTGA